The following are from one region of the Candidatus Binataceae bacterium genome:
- a CDS encoding sugar transferase, translating into MLSGELRKQKLLFAFGDAIALLTVFAMALRLHDPSHSIAKRFSEAGTAIEFLGVSAVLALWLVTLQWNDLYRFRNGGPREFVAILLACSEAALLTLLAFFLFHTGIARITVALAWAGSAFAVAGMRSLMRAAIEKLYANPKIAVPLLLVGFNPVSTYLCDQVLNELGPYEPVAFLDGSTAEQEYRGLPVDRIPQTFERLALRYPGAEVAIALPDSPREEIEEIARLCEDARLDWWLVPWLLPSLARGVKVEQIGIVPLIGRRGARIEGLNYAIKRLFDATLASFLTILTAPVMLIAGIAIVLDDGFPVLFRQKRIGVRGEPFEMLKLRTMQRNCDDSTHREFVSSWIRNSQRITAAPSAGNVKYKLTNDPRITRIGRILRRFSIDELPQLLNVIQGQMSLIGPRPGTPYELENYEKWHRRRLDAPPGITGLWQVSGRNDLSFDEMVRLDVQYLEDWSLVGDLKILARTLPALIRGSGV; encoded by the coding sequence ATGTTATCCGGAGAGCTGCGCAAACAGAAGTTGCTATTTGCATTCGGTGACGCAATTGCGCTGCTCACCGTGTTTGCGATGGCTTTGCGTCTTCATGATCCTTCACACTCTATCGCAAAGAGATTCTCAGAGGCGGGTACCGCCATAGAATTCCTGGGTGTGAGCGCAGTACTGGCGTTGTGGCTGGTAACCCTTCAGTGGAACGACCTCTACCGTTTCAGAAATGGCGGGCCTCGAGAGTTCGTCGCGATTTTACTGGCTTGTTCAGAAGCCGCACTGCTAACATTGCTTGCGTTTTTCCTGTTCCATACCGGAATTGCGCGTATAACGGTCGCGTTGGCATGGGCGGGAAGCGCCTTCGCCGTTGCTGGTATGCGATCGCTCATGCGTGCGGCGATCGAAAAACTCTACGCGAACCCGAAGATAGCCGTCCCCTTGCTGCTCGTGGGATTTAACCCGGTTAGCACCTACCTTTGCGATCAGGTCCTCAATGAGTTGGGACCATATGAACCGGTGGCATTTTTGGACGGTTCCACAGCCGAGCAAGAGTACAGAGGACTACCCGTCGATCGAATACCACAGACGTTTGAGCGCTTGGCATTGCGGTATCCTGGAGCGGAAGTGGCCATCGCACTGCCGGACAGCCCACGCGAAGAAATTGAGGAAATCGCGCGGCTCTGCGAGGATGCACGGCTTGATTGGTGGCTCGTTCCATGGCTGCTCCCGAGTCTCGCGCGTGGCGTGAAGGTCGAACAGATCGGAATTGTTCCACTAATCGGCCGGCGAGGAGCCCGAATTGAAGGGTTGAACTATGCAATCAAGCGTCTCTTCGATGCAACACTAGCGTCATTTCTGACTATTCTGACCGCGCCAGTGATGCTGATTGCTGGAATAGCCATTGTTCTTGATGATGGGTTTCCGGTGTTGTTTCGGCAGAAACGCATTGGCGTTCGTGGCGAACCGTTCGAGATGCTCAAGCTACGGACAATGCAAAGAAACTGCGATGATAGCACCCATCGTGAGTTTGTTTCGTCGTGGATTCGAAACTCGCAGCGGATAACGGCTGCGCCTTCAGCAGGAAACGTAAAATATAAATTGACCAATGATCCTCGGATCACCCGAATTGGCCGAATCCTGCGACGATTTAGCATCGATGAGCTCCCTCAGTTGCTGAATGTCATCCAGGGGCAGATGAGCTTGATCGGGCCCCGGCCTGGAACGCCTTACGAACTCGAGAACTATGAGAAATGGCATCGACGACGGCTTGATGCACCGCCAGGAATTACCGGTCTTTGGCAGGTAAGTGGCCGTAATGACTTGTCGTTCGACGAGATGGTACGGCTCGATGTCCAGTACCTCGAAGACTGGTCGCTGGTTGGAGATTTGAAGATTCTTGCTCGCACTCTGCCCGCCCTGATTCGGGGATCCGGCGTATGA
- a CDS encoding oligosaccharide flippase family protein, whose translation MKADEKSLQPDLHHRSQEGSVWASFARSVRNNAMAEIGVQAIRISAMIILARQLAPSDFGAFRVLLIVGLIGILVYEAGIPDALIRLKDLRREHEVTAWSVSIVLAIASAGLLWFGAPFVATWMRMPTLRIGIRLLCIPILLEGTVAISNARLQRTFRYGVLALADLLGEVAFLGVGVAVALGSLKEWSLPAALACRLLIHAITVWIAEPRPPIGWPTASAFRELASFASAVSGGQLVYLLSSNADFLLVGRLLGSAALGFYVIAWDLLRFIPDRLNQVAGRVTYPAFCRFQDDNNELARAYLGFFEHIARIVLPILIVVVVAAPELVFTVYGRQWLPAAGPLRLLAGGLTLAGLRVGIGSLFYTKGYPSIDIYLHTLRLVLIIVVVTLCAPFGLVAVSAGMSGVEGVISIVGIWTASYLIELNPLRLLAAAGPGVRLAMICGICAVLSKTVAVGAKLERPEVLIVVAAICALAYCSLEAQTLTRMFTAAFKGRSLEALDL comes from the coding sequence ATGAAGGCTGACGAGAAGTCTCTGCAGCCCGATCTGCACCACCGTTCGCAGGAAGGCTCGGTCTGGGCCAGTTTCGCACGTAGTGTGCGAAACAATGCAATGGCGGAGATTGGTGTTCAGGCTATCCGCATCTCTGCCATGATTATTCTGGCCCGCCAGCTTGCGCCGTCTGATTTTGGTGCGTTTAGGGTGCTCCTGATTGTAGGCTTGATCGGGATCTTAGTATACGAAGCTGGAATCCCCGACGCGCTCATCAGATTAAAGGACCTTCGGCGTGAGCACGAGGTCACCGCATGGTCCGTTAGCATCGTCCTCGCGATAGCAAGTGCCGGTCTTCTTTGGTTTGGCGCTCCCTTTGTGGCGACCTGGATGAGGATGCCGACGCTGAGAATTGGCATCAGGCTTCTATGTATTCCAATACTGCTCGAAGGGACCGTCGCAATTTCAAACGCTCGATTGCAGAGAACGTTTCGTTATGGGGTCCTTGCTCTTGCAGATCTGTTAGGCGAAGTTGCCTTTCTCGGTGTTGGCGTTGCCGTAGCTTTGGGGAGTCTCAAGGAATGGAGCCTTCCCGCAGCGTTGGCTTGCCGGCTGTTGATACATGCCATCACTGTGTGGATTGCTGAGCCTCGGCCTCCGATCGGATGGCCAACCGCTTCGGCATTTCGAGAGCTCGCATCGTTCGCGTCCGCCGTTTCAGGAGGCCAGCTAGTCTATTTACTCTCCAGCAACGCCGATTTCCTGCTTGTCGGCAGACTACTCGGAAGCGCCGCACTTGGATTTTACGTGATCGCGTGGGATCTGTTGCGATTTATTCCGGATCGCTTGAATCAAGTTGCGGGCAGGGTAACCTATCCGGCCTTCTGCAGGTTCCAGGACGACAATAACGAGTTGGCGCGAGCATACCTGGGATTCTTCGAGCATATCGCTCGTATCGTTCTACCAATCTTGATCGTTGTCGTCGTGGCAGCTCCAGAGCTGGTTTTCACGGTATACGGCCGGCAATGGTTGCCTGCTGCTGGGCCGCTGCGTCTCCTGGCCGGAGGGTTGACACTAGCAGGTCTTCGAGTCGGTATCGGATCCTTGTTCTACACCAAAGGATACCCTTCCATCGACATCTACCTGCACACCCTTCGACTCGTTCTGATCATAGTCGTCGTCACGTTGTGTGCTCCCTTTGGACTTGTGGCAGTCAGCGCCGGAATGAGCGGAGTCGAAGGAGTTATCAGCATAGTTGGAATATGGACGGCCTCTTACCTGATCGAACTTAATCCCTTGCGACTCTTGGCGGCTGCAGGTCCTGGCGTCCGACTGGCGATGATCTGCGGTATTTGTGCGGTGTTGTCGAAGACCGTCGCCGTTGGAGCTAAGCTCGAACGCCCGGAAGTTCTAATCGTGGTCGCGGCAATATGTGCACTGGCGTATTGCTCGCTCGAAGCGCAGACGCTGACGAGAATGTTCACTGCCGCTTTTAAGGGAAGATCCCTGGAGGCATTAGACTTGTAG